The Anaerolineae bacterium genome window below encodes:
- a CDS encoding response regulator — translation MGIEGKKALVADDDPAILRLVAYYLGGMGLAVSVASNGREALDSFRADEPDIVILDVMMPGMSGWEVCRAIRETSAIPVLMISARRDEKDVRRSRECGADVHLSKPLPLKELTTQVQGLLDSARA, via the coding sequence ATGGGCATTGAGGGCAAGAAGGCGTTGGTTGCAGATGACGATCCAGCTATCCTGAGGTTGGTAGCCTACTACCTGGGCGGGATGGGCCTGGCGGTGAGTGTGGCATCGAACGGTCGAGAGGCGCTGGACTCGTTTCGGGCCGATGAGCCCGATATAGTCATTCTCGACGTAATGATGCCGGGGATGAGCGGATGGGAGGTCTGCCGGGCCATCCGGGAGACCTCTGCCATCCCCGTCCTCATGATAAGCGCCCGTCGGGATGAGAAGGACGTGCGACGGAGTCGCGAATGCGGAGCCGATGTGCACCTGTCCAAGCCGCTGCCTCTAAAGGAGCTGACCACCCAGGTGCAAGGGCTGCTGGACAGCGCTAGAGCATAG
- a CDS encoding PAS domain S-box protein — protein MPPWDLPWDPGLILDNCCQALAVRTPEGKILYANPAFCALTGYSPEELPSVDWAADLTPPEWRDLLARAVQELHRTGRPQRHEQECIRKDGSRVPIEVLLHEVLDEHGQVAYSYAFVTDISERKQTEALRQSELLYRTVAESSHDWEMWVGPEDYSFYCSPSSVRLSGYGPKEFEADRGLLRRIIHPDDLARFDEHEVANHRRAIEFRIRTRFGEERWIEHVCQSIYADDGTYLGRRSTNRDITDRVQAERERDRLLKEVENLARFPSENPDPVMRIDAEGVLLYANQAAAMLGGREVPGPGQSVPWAWRRAIDQALTTGKKVDLELRAGDRIHWLQFVPVATEGYVNVYSRDVTAQRHAEHERERLLEENRRQRAFLEAVLDSIADAILVHDPEGRIVLLNSAAQSLLQYSPEQLSQTYRERIATRLLVREDGQPYSLEQLPVARALRGETVRSELLGLGQPDGDIRWLICSAAPVLASEGRPLGAVVVLADITEMRRTQERLEEARALAERAVQEAERRAAELDAVFATIPTGVIVYGPDGRIVRMNGVAARFTPYPHQGEGLSAQERAKIYRFVRDDGTDLPLQEWPAEKALRGELVQEEVIGRLSPDGQTFWSVTSAAPIRSGDGAVLGAVLAFHDVSELRRAREALQEANEELAAANEELQVQAEELAVQMEELTAQRDQLERLTGELDLERGRLRAIVENAPMAVVVADERARVVMANRRAEELYVRPVPYGKDFAAHASLNLCQPDGTPCDPRQLPLTRSALDGEVCRNVELAIVWPDGQRHDLLMATAPVRDASGRVTGAVGVFEDITSLKDVERERENLERSKDQFLSVISHELRTPLASIMGYSELLLTGLVHGHDDVHREFLQVIFDSSVRLNLLIDDLLDLTRLDQRTFQLMLEPVRLDRLAEQTLELMKPMAQEKQQLLELELESDLPVLTGDSQRLGQVLSNLIGNAIKFSPNGASIKLRCWGTGDEVHIEVSDRGIGIAPEDMPHIFERFYRGTNAGRASGTGLGLYIAREIVEAHGGCIEVESRLGEGTTFRVRLPREQAGGE, from the coding sequence ATGCCTCCATGGGACCTTCCCTGGGATCCGGGACTGATACTGGACAACTGCTGCCAGGCCCTCGCCGTGCGCACGCCCGAGGGCAAGATCCTCTATGCCAACCCGGCTTTCTGCGCGCTCACCGGCTACAGCCCCGAGGAGCTACCTTCGGTTGACTGGGCTGCCGACCTCACCCCTCCGGAATGGCGAGACCTGCTGGCCCGTGCGGTGCAGGAGCTTCACCGCACGGGCCGCCCCCAGCGCCACGAGCAGGAGTGCATCCGCAAGGATGGCTCGCGCGTGCCGATAGAGGTACTGCTGCACGAGGTGCTGGACGAGCATGGGCAGGTGGCCTACAGCTACGCCTTTGTCACTGACATAAGCGAGCGGAAGCAGACCGAGGCGTTGCGGCAATCGGAGCTGCTGTACCGGACGGTGGCCGAGAGCTCGCATGATTGGGAGATGTGGGTAGGCCCCGAGGATTACTCCTTCTACTGCTCCCCTTCATCGGTGCGCCTCTCCGGGTATGGGCCCAAGGAGTTCGAAGCCGACCGCGGCCTCCTGAGGCGCATCATCCACCCTGACGACTTGGCCCGCTTCGATGAACACGAAGTCGCCAACCACCGGCGTGCTATCGAATTCAGGATCCGCACCCGATTCGGCGAGGAGCGATGGATCGAGCATGTCTGCCAGTCCATCTACGCCGATGACGGTACCTATCTGGGGAGACGCAGTACCAACCGCGATATTACTGACAGGGTGCAGGCGGAGCGAGAGCGCGACCGGTTACTGAAGGAGGTGGAGAATCTGGCTCGTTTCCCGAGCGAGAACCCCGACCCCGTGATGCGGATCGACGCCGAGGGCGTGCTTCTCTACGCCAACCAGGCCGCTGCCATGCTAGGAGGCCGAGAGGTGCCGGGACCGGGCCAGTCGGTTCCGTGGGCATGGCGGCGGGCGATAGATCAGGCTCTCACCACGGGCAAGAAGGTGGACCTGGAGCTGAGGGCGGGTGACCGCATCCACTGGCTGCAGTTTGTGCCGGTAGCCACAGAAGGCTATGTGAATGTCTACAGCCGGGACGTGACCGCCCAGAGGCACGCAGAACACGAGCGCGAGCGGCTGTTGGAGGAGAACCGCAGGCAGCGGGCCTTCCTGGAGGCAGTACTGGATTCCATCGCGGATGCGATACTGGTGCATGACCCCGAGGGCAGGATCGTGCTTCTGAATTCGGCCGCCCAGAGTCTGCTCCAGTACTCCCCGGAGCAGTTGAGTCAGACCTACAGGGAGCGAATCGCTACTCGACTCCTCGTACGAGAGGATGGACAGCCGTACTCGTTGGAGCAACTGCCCGTCGCTCGAGCCTTGCGGGGGGAGACCGTGCGCTCGGAGCTGCTCGGCTTAGGACAGCCTGACGGGGACATCCGCTGGCTGATCTGCAGCGCCGCCCCCGTTCTGGCGTCGGAAGGCCGCCCTCTGGGGGCGGTCGTCGTTTTGGCCGACATCACCGAGATGCGCCGGACCCAGGAACGCCTGGAGGAAGCCCGGGCTCTGGCGGAACGGGCGGTACAGGAGGCCGAGCGTAGGGCGGCCGAGCTTGACGCGGTTTTCGCCACCATCCCTACCGGCGTGATCGTCTATGGGCCCGACGGTCGCATTGTCCGCATGAACGGGGTAGCTGCCCGCTTCACGCCCTACCCTCACCAGGGCGAGGGGCTCTCGGCGCAAGAGCGGGCGAAGATCTACCGGTTTGTGCGCGACGACGGTACCGATCTCCCGCTGCAGGAGTGGCCAGCGGAGAAGGCTCTGCGTGGCGAACTGGTGCAGGAGGAAGTGATCGGGCGGCTGTCTCCTGACGGCCAGACGTTCTGGTCGGTCACCAGCGCCGCTCCTATTCGCTCCGGCGACGGTGCAGTATTGGGGGCTGTCTTGGCCTTTCACGACGTGAGCGAGCTGCGCCGCGCCCGAGAGGCCTTGCAGGAGGCTAACGAAGAGCTGGCGGCAGCAAACGAGGAACTGCAGGTCCAGGCTGAAGAGCTGGCGGTACAGATGGAGGAGCTCACAGCCCAGAGGGACCAGCTCGAGCGGCTGACCGGAGAGCTGGACCTGGAACGCGGCCGCCTCAGGGCGATCGTCGAGAACGCTCCTATGGCGGTCGTGGTAGCAGATGAGCGGGCGCGGGTGGTGATGGCCAATCGCCGGGCGGAAGAGCTGTACGTCCGGCCCGTTCCCTACGGCAAGGACTTCGCTGCCCATGCCTCCCTTAACCTCTGTCAGCCCGACGGCACTCCTTGCGACCCGCGGCAGTTGCCACTCACCCGCTCGGCGCTGGACGGCGAGGTGTGCCGGAATGTCGAACTGGCGATCGTGTGGCCGGATGGACAGCGCCACGACCTGTTGATGGCGACGGCGCCGGTGCGGGATGCCTCGGGCCGGGTGACGGGCGCGGTGGGTGTGTTCGAGGACATCACCAGCCTCAAGGACGTGGAGCGGGAGCGGGAGAACCTGGAGCGGTCCAAGGATCAGTTCCTTTCCGTCATCTCTCACGAGCTGCGCACTCCTCTGGCCTCTATCATGGGGTATAGCGAGCTCCTGCTGACCGGACTGGTGCACGGGCACGACGATGTGCATCGCGAATTCCTCCAGGTGATATTCGACAGCTCAGTCAGGCTGAACCTCCTGATAGATGACCTCCTCGATCTCACCCGGCTAGACCAGCGTACGTTCCAGCTCATGCTCGAGCCCGTTCGGTTAGACAGACTGGCCGAGCAGACACTCGAGCTGATGAAACCTATGGCACAGGAGAAGCAGCAGCTCCTGGAGCTGGAGCTCGAGAGCGATCTGCCGGTCCTCACCGGCGACAGCCAGCGCCTGGGACAGGTGCTGAGCAACCTGATTGGCAATGCCATCAAGTTCAGCCCCAACGGGGCCAGCATCAAACTGCGGTGCTGGGGCACCGGCGACGAAGTCCACATCGAGGTCAGCGACAGAGGCATCGGCATCGCCCCGGAAGACATGCCTCATATCTTCGAGCGTTTCTACCGGGGCACGAACGCAGGTCGGGCGTCGGGCACCGGCCTGGGCCTCTACATCGCCCGGGAGATTGTCGAGGCGCACGGAGGGTGTATCGAAGTGGAGAGTAGGCTCGGTGAGGGCACTACCTTCCGGGTGAGGCTGCCCCGAGAGCAGGCGGGAGGGGAGTAA